TCGAAGGCCTCGAAGGCCTCGGAGATGCTCTCCAGGATGGAGATGACCCGATTCTTCTCCCGCTCGACGGCTTCGCGTGCGCGCACCCGCTCGGTGATGTCGAGCACCGTGCCGATGAGGCGTACCGCCCGGCCCCTCGAATCGAAGAAGGCCCGGCCATTGGCGCTCAGCCACCGCTCGATGCCGTCCTTCAGGCCGACAACCCGGTAGTCGATCTGGTAGGTGCGGCTGCCGGCCGGATCCAGGGCCTGCCGCACCAGTTGATGAGCGCGTTCGCGATCCTCGGGGTGCAGTGCGGCGAGGAAGGTGTCGTAGTTCTCCACCACGGCATCCGGAGGCAGGCCGCAGAGGGCCTTGCAGCGCTCGTCCCAGAGGAGGGCGCCGGTGGTGGGATCGTAGTCCCAGGTGCCCAGGCCGGTGGCCTCCACGGCCAGACGCAGACGCTCCTCGTTCAACTGGAGTGCCTCGACCTCGGGCGGAAGGGGTGCGCTCGGGGGGTTGAAGACGGAGACGGTGTGCTCCCTGGCGGCCTGGAGCGCGTCGAGGAGCCGTTGGGTGTCCTCGGGAGCCGGCTGCTGGTCGGGAGGGAGGGACTCCCAGAGGCGCGAGAGGAGTTGGCCGAGGAGGTCGAGCTCGGCCAGCACGTCCTCCGGGGTGTAGCCGAGCCGGAGACGCTGGCCGAGGTGGGCCTCTTCCATTCGCCACCGGGTATGACCGGGCTCACCCCGCTGGCCGCGAGAGAGGGCGCACAGGGTGTCGAGGTACGCCGGGAGATTGTCGAGGAGGTCCTGGGGGCTGACCTGCCGGGCGGAGGGGCGCCGGCTGGCCTCCTGGAGGAATCGCTCGAGGAGGTTCTCGCGGTGCTGCTCGATGAGCTCGGCGACGGAAGGCATGGGCGAGGAGAGACCTCTCGTACCGACCAACGTTCACGGGTTGAGCCCTGTGTTGTCCGAGCCCTCCCATCTTCAGGAGACAGGTATCAGTCTCCAGGATGCGAGGTGGAATATGCGCATCGTCCTCCTGTCCCTTTGCCTGCTCCTGGCCCTTCCCGCTGGAGCCGGAGCCCAGGCACTCGGGGGGGAGCACGAGGGTCATGACGAGCCCTCGGCTCCCAGCAAGGACGCGCCCCGGGGTGAGCACGAGGGCCACGGCCTGCACGGTACCGGACACGGGGGGCGCATGGCAGGGCAGGTGCCCGAGGTCCGCTCGCTCCGGGACATTCCGCTGATGCGCCGGGGCTCGGGCACGGCCTGGCAGCCGGACCTCATTCCGTCGTCGATGCTGCACTGGGACGTCTCGGGGTGGAACCTCATGTTCCAGGGCGTGCTCTTCGGCGGCTACGACGTGCAGGGCGGGCCTCGGGGGGAGAGCGCGCTCGCCGGAATAGGCTGGCTGATGCTCATGGTGGACCGGGAACTGCCCTCGGGGCAGCTCGTCGCGAGCGTGATGATGAGTCCCGAGCCCTTCACCGCTGGCGCCAACGGGGGCTACCCGCTGCTGCTCCAGACGGGAGAGGCCTACAGGGACGAGCCGCTGCACGACCGGCAGCATCCGCATGACCTCTTCATGGAGCTGGCGCTCTCGTACACCCACTATTTCACGGACACCTGGGGGCTGCTGCTCTACGCGGCGCCCGCGGGCGAGCCAGCGCTGGGGCCCGTGGCCTTCCCGCACCGCGTGTCGGCCTGGTACGACCCGCTGGCCACGCTGGGTCACCACTGGCAGGACGCCACGCACATCTCCTTCGGAGTGCTCACGGCGGGCCTCGTCACACCGGTGGCGAAGCTGGAGGCCTCCTGGTTCAACGGCCGCGAGCCCGACGAGCACCGGTATGACCTGGACCTGCGGACTCCGGATTCGTACGCCGTGCGGCTGTCGGCCAACCCCACGGCGCGCGTCAGCACGCAGGTTTCATACGGCTACCTGAAGAGCCCCGAGGTGCTCGAACCGGACGTCCCGGTGCATCGGCTCACCGCGTCGGCCACGTACCATGCGCCCTTCGGGGAGCGAGGCTTCTGGGCGACCACGGCCGTCTTCGGCCGTAACGTGGAGGGGGAGCACCCGGGCACCAACTCCTTCCTCCTGGAGAGCAGCCTGGACCTGGATGGGCACCACGTCGTCTTCGGGCGTGCCGAGTACGTGGAGAAGCCGGGGCACGACCTGGTCCTCCCCGAGGAACTGGAGGAGGGCGTCTTCGATGTGGGCGCCCTGATGCTGGGCTACGTCTACCACTTCGGCCCCTTGGGGCCGGTGCGGCCAGGGGTGGGCGTGCGCGGTGCGCTGAACGTGGTGCCCGAGGGGCTCGAGTCCTTCTACGGAGGCCGCACCCCGGTGGGCGGCATGGTGTTCGTCCGGCTGGCCCCGGCCGGACGCCACCCCTGAGCCGGACGCACACGGACAGAGAACGCCTCCCTGTCTCAGCCGGTGTTCGCGGCCCAGGATGCTTGCGAGGAGTTCATGGCGTACTTCAGCTCCTCATCCCCGCCGATGTAGATGATGCGTGGATCCGAAGGCAGCGTGGAGTCCCTGGCGAAACCGGCCAGCGAGTCATGGACGTAGTCATCGAAGAACGCGATGAGCTCCGCATCCTTCAGGCCGTTCTTCTTCTCGAATTCATCCACGTAGGCGTCCAGCAGCGCTTGGTAGTGGGGCCGGAGCTTGTTCTTTCCCTTGTTCGAGAGCTGCTTGAGAATCGCCGCGTCCGCGAGGAGCTGCTCGTCGTAGATCTTCATGTGGTCCACGAGATCATCGACCGAGCCAGGAAGGGTATCGAGCCTGGCCACGAGCTTGCGATACTCGTCCTCCTTGGCATTGGCCAGCTGGTGGTACCTCTGCTGTTGTGGCGTCCGCGGCATCTCCCCGTCCGTCCGCGACCTGAAGGGCTTCGCCTGGATCCGGTAGCTCGTGAGCTCCGTCCACAGCTCCTCCTTCTTCTTCTCCAGGTTCTTGCGCTCCTGGTTCCACTGCTTCTCGGTCTGACGGAGCCGGAGCTCGTCCAGCGTCCTCATCCCAGTCTTTCGAGCTTTCTGGTCCAAGGCGATCTTGTGGAAGCGCCACTTGTAGTAGAGCTTCATGTGGGAGAGGAAAGCGGTTCCCAGGGACACGCCTCCATCTCCCGCGAGCTTCTTGTAGGCGGCGTACCGCTTCTCCAAGATTTGGAAGGCAGTGGCGCTGGCGATATCGAACGCGAAGTCCCTCTTAAGCGCGTCGGATCTCATGTCCGTATTGAGGGGCACTCCTGATTGGATCGCCTTTTGATACATGCGCCTGAGGGGAATCAGGCTGAGGTGCGCGCCAGCGGCCATCCCGCGAGCCCCTTCCTCTGGACGGTAGCCGCCTCCCACGTCCGAGTGGCTGCCGGGGAAGACGATCTCCTCGCAATGGGCCGGGTAGTACTTCCCGTCGAGCAGGCTATCCAGCGGGAAGGAGTTGCGGATCTCATGGGCCGCCACCATGTGGACGCAGCGCTCCACCATCTTGGGAATGCGGAGGTTGCTCGCCCAGGAGGCATGCCCATCAATGAACCCTGGAGATGGATCGGCCCCCGGTGTGTCGCCCGGGGCAATATTGAAGAGCGAGGCGCTGCCGGTCGAGCGGTTGAGCAGGGCGAGCTTGAGACTGAACATGCCACCGAGCGAGGAGTTGTCCACGCTCGTCGGCAGACCGACCGAGGCCACGGTGTCGAACAAGCCCATGAAGTACAGGCGGATGGAGCGCTGGGTCCCGTTGAGGTACCACGTCCCATTCTTGTTCGAGCAGCGCTCCGCGAGGCGCCGGGCAAAGGCGCGCGCCAGCGTGGCTCCTCGTGAGAAGCCGAACAAGGCAACGTGGATCTTGTCCTTGCCGCCGGCAATGGTCTTGTCGAACCGCTCCATGGCCCAGTCGAGGCGGGCGTCGCCCTTGGCGCCGAAGCCGGGCCCCGTCGTGCCACCCCCGTCGTCGTTGACCTCCTTGAAGTACGTACCGATGCCAGGGATGTAGAAACGGAAGACCCCAGGTGACGCAGGGTCCGCCGACTCGTTGCCGAGATGGGCCCGGTACAACCGCGTCACGTTGCTGTGTTCCTCGGTGCCGAGGTCCGCATCCTGGTTGTTGCCGGTACCATCGAAGAAGAAGCTGAGCCACTGGCCCGGTGTGCGCGTGGGGGGCTCGGCGACGGGGGTCTTGATGGTCTTGAGCCCAGTGTCGGTGCTGGGCTGGGTGGGCGCGGTGGAGCCGGCCTTGACCATGCTCGCGGCCCGGCGCAGCGCCGAGGGCGCTGGCGTCCGCCCGGAGACCTTCTTCTGGGAGGGCTTCCTAGTATCCATCCTGGCACCTCGAGGTCTGTTCATCCCGGACGGTGTTGCCGGAAGCCTTGCGCTCTTCCGGATGCACCCGGTCCAGTTGGATTTTCAGCCGTGGGGGGGCTTCAGTGATTTCGGCCTCGATGTGCCCATCGGGGAAGAAGTGCACACCGAGGTGTTGGGGGTTCACGGGCACTGGCGAGCGGATGGGAACTTCCTGCTCGCACCACCGCTTCCGGTCGCGCGTCCACCGGATGCGCACGGGGAGCGGTGCGTCGGTGCCCGGCGTCCAACTCGCGCAGCACACACTTCCGCCCCCTCCGCTCGTCTTCGAACTGACGTAGAGGTTTCCCCCGCCTTGCCCGTTCACCTCGAAGGAGTCGATGTACAGGTCGGTGTAGTTGAAGCCGTTGATCTCGAGCGCGGCGGGCGCGGAAGACGGTGAGGGCGCCGTGGGGGCCGACGACGGTACGGGGGTCGTCCCAGGCTTGGAGCCCGCGGGCGATTGACTGCACGCGGCGGGCACCATGAGCCCCCCAAGTAGCAGCAGCCA
This is a stretch of genomic DNA from Archangium violaceum. It encodes these proteins:
- a CDS encoding T6SS phospholipase effector Tle1-like catalytic domain-containing protein, which translates into the protein MDTRKPSQKKVSGRTPAPSALRRAASMVKAGSTAPTQPSTDTGLKTIKTPVAEPPTRTPGQWLSFFFDGTGNNQDADLGTEEHSNVTRLYRAHLGNESADPASPGVFRFYIPGIGTYFKEVNDDGGGTTGPGFGAKGDARLDWAMERFDKTIAGGKDKIHVALFGFSRGATLARAFARRLAERCSNKNGTWYLNGTQRSIRLYFMGLFDTVASVGLPTSVDNSSLGGMFSLKLALLNRSTGSASLFNIAPGDTPGADPSPGFIDGHASWASNLRIPKMVERCVHMVAAHEIRNSFPLDSLLDGKYYPAHCEEIVFPGSHSDVGGGYRPEEGARGMAAGAHLSLIPLRRMYQKAIQSGVPLNTDMRSDALKRDFAFDIASATAFQILEKRYAAYKKLAGDGGVSLGTAFLSHMKLYYKWRFHKIALDQKARKTGMRTLDELRLRQTEKQWNQERKNLEKKKEELWTELTSYRIQAKPFRSRTDGEMPRTPQQQRYHQLANAKEDEYRKLVARLDTLPGSVDDLVDHMKIYDEQLLADAAILKQLSNKGKNKLRPHYQALLDAYVDEFEKKNGLKDAELIAFFDDYVHDSLAGFARDSTLPSDPRIIYIGGDEELKYAMNSSQASWAANTG
- a CDS encoding DUF3304 domain-containing protein gives rise to the protein MWSFRDDERRARRRDGLTVSRAVCRWLLLLGGLMVPAACSQSPAGSKPGTTPVPSSAPTAPSPSSAPAALEINGFNYTDLYIDSFEVNGQGGGNLYVSSKTSGGGGSVCCASWTPGTDAPLPVRIRWTRDRKRWCEQEVPIRSPVPVNPQHLGVHFFPDGHIEAEITEAPPRLKIQLDRVHPEERKASGNTVRDEQTSRCQDGY